From Stigmatopora nigra isolate UIUO_SnigA chromosome 5, RoL_Snig_1.1, whole genome shotgun sequence, a single genomic window includes:
- the barhl2 gene encoding barH-like 2 homeobox protein, whose product MEASSGSSFGIDTILAGGGRSTPSSDADTAAGTAPSSPLSVSADQASDSETSNFLLHHHQQNHHHHLQHHHGLHPHRHPQHLLPAAAVAGAGAGAGAGPPLLLAGAGCSAPRSATSSFLIKDILGDGKPLAACAPYSTSVSMSPKGAESASAPDAFRPKLELHHDELGRRAKMERRGDDAMLHGDVKCNGGGGSGGSGVGVGSVCGKEEGEREISSSRDSPPARTKKPRKARTAFTDHQLNQLERSFERQKYLSVQDRMDLAAALNLTDTQVKTWYQNRRTKWKRQTAVGLELLAEAGNYSALQRMFPSPYFYHPSLLGSVDGSTAAAAAAAAMYSSMYRTPSAPHPHQHPHPHTHPAAAAAAAAAAIQRPLVPRVLIHGLGPGPGGQPALNPLSSTPHAR is encoded by the exons ATGGAGGCATCGAGCGGCTCCAGCTTCGGGATCGACACCATCCTGGCAGGCGGCGGGCGGTCTACGCCGTCGTCGGACGCCGATACGGCGGCTGGCACGGCACCCTCGTCGCCGCTTTCGGTCAGCGCCGATCAAGCGTCAGACTCGGAAACGAGCAACTTTCTACTGCACCACCACCAGcagaaccaccaccaccacctccagcACCACCACGGGCTTCACCCGCACCGCCACCCGCAGCACTTACTCCCGGCTGCGGCTGTTGCAGGCGCCGGTGCTGGGGCCGGGGCCGGGCCGCCTCTACTACTAGCCGGGGCCGGCTGTAGTGCCCCACGGAGCGCTACCTCCTCCTTCCTTATCAAGGACATCTTAGGCGACGGCAAACCGCTGGCCGCCTGCGCGCCTTATAGTACCAGTGTGTCCATGTCGCCTAAGGGTGCTGAGAGTGCTTCGGCCCCGGACGCTTTTCGACCAAAACTGGAGCTCCATCATGACGAACTAGGCCGTAGGGCCAAGATGGAACGACGCGGGGACGACGCGATGCTACACGGCGATGTCAAGTGCAACG GCGGAGGTGGTTCTGGAGGTTCCGGCGTGGGTGTGGGTTCCGTGTGCGGCAAAGAGGAGGGCGAGCGAGAGATCTCCAGCAGCCGCGACAGTCCGCCGGCGCGCACCAAGAAGCCCCGCAAGGCTCGCACGGCCTTCACGGACCACCAGCTCAACCAGCTGGAACGCAGCTTCGAGCGCCAGAAGTACCTGAGCGTGCAGGACCGCATGGACCTGGCGGCCGCGCTCAACCTCACCGACACGCAGGTCAAGACCTGGTACCAGAATCGGAG AACCAAATGGAAGCGTCAAACAGCGGTTGGCTTGGAACTCCTAGCCGAGGCCGGCAATTACTCGGCCCTCCAGCGGATGTTCCCGTCGCCCTATTTCTACCACCCGAGCCTGCTGGGCTCCGTGGACGGTAGCACGGCTGCCGCTGCCGCCGCGGCCGCTATGTACAGCAGTATGTACCGGACTCCTTCGGCCCCACACCCGCACCAACATCCGCATCCGCACACTCATCCAGCGGCGGCTGCGGCTGCGGCAGCGGCGGCCATTCAGAGACCGCTCGTCCCCCGCGTACTTATCCACGGCCTCGGACCGGGACCCGGGGGCCAGCCGGCACTGAACCCCCTGTCAAGCACGCCGCATGCGCGGTAG